A genomic window from Daphnia carinata strain CSIRO-1 chromosome 9, CSIRO_AGI_Dcar_HiC_V3, whole genome shotgun sequence includes:
- the LOC130688192 gene encoding cytochrome P450 307a1-like, which translates to MELLTVESSSVIVGFSVGQIGAVLVSATTVLLATLAALTFTLVWLNGRKNSGHGQMDSVFFRIKDKAERLIRSHAVKSAKTAPVVSPASSSPSSQSGTAAAEPQLKVWSPPPGPVGWPIIGSLHLLAKYEVPFEGFSQLSKIYGDIFSITLGSTPCVVVNSFPLIKEVLIAKGPHFGGRPNFIRYDILFGGDRDNSLALCDWSYLQRDRRSIARHWCHPRADSMQFDTLSRVLTSESGLMVNELSLKTAAAGSRGIDLKPTLMAMCANVFTHYMCSSRFNYDDPAFTKIVRLFDQIFWDINQGYAVDFLPWLLPAYRRHMQQLTSWGTDIRQFIVKTIIDEHRSTIDVNNPRDFTDVLLSQLDGEKNNEQAAHEDGEQHNNNTQQLDWNHVLYELEDFLGGHSAIGNLLMRAVGELCSSPHVMANVQEEIRRVTGDNARPVVLEDRPNMPYTEATILETLRLSSSPIVPHVAMQDTSVAGYDVKEGTMVFLNNYELNISPDYWGDQTLTFDPSRFVRQGKIVKPEYFIPFSTGKRACMGYRLVQHVSFVALATLLQNFDVSASEDPIHLPKACVAVPPDAFRVVLTPRPSAPTPY; encoded by the exons ATGGAGTTGTTGACTGTCGAGAGCTCGTCGGTGATTGTCGGCTTCAGCGTCGGACAAATCGGCGCCGTCTTGGTGTCGGCCACGACCGTCCTGCTGGCCACGTTGGCCGCGCTAACGTTCACGCTCGTCTGGCTGAACGGACGCAAGAACAGCGGCCACGGACAGATGGATTCCGTCTTCTTCCGCATCAAAGACAAAGCCGAACGTTTGATCCGCTCTCACGCCGTCAAGTCCGCCAAGACGGCACCTGTCGTTTCACCTGcgtcttcttctccttcaagCCAAAGTGGGACAGCAGCAGCCGAGCCGCAACTGAAGGTCTGGAGTCCACCGCCGGGCCCTGTCGGCTGGCCCATTATCGGCTCTCTCCACTTGCTGGCCAAATACGAGGTGCCGTTTGAAGGATTCTCGCAACTCAGCAAAATCTACGGCGACATTTTCAGCATCACCCTCGGCTCGACTCCGTGCGTCGTCGTCAACAGCTTCCCGCTCATCAAAGAGGTGCTCATCGCCAAAGGCCCTCATTTCGGCGGACGGCCCAATTTCATCCGCTACGACATCCTCTTTGGGGGCGATCGCGACAATT CTCTGGCGCTGTGCGATTGGTCCTACCTGCAGAGGGATCGTCGTTCGATTGCCCGTCATTGGTGCCATCCGCGTGCCGATTCGATGCAGTTCGACACGCTGAGCCGAGTCTTGACGTCCGAGAGCGGCCTGATGGTGAACGAGCTGTCGCTGAAGACGGCCGCTGCCGGCAGCCGGGGCATCGATTTGAAGCCGACGCTGATGGCTATGTGCGCCAACGTCTTTACCCACTACATGTGCAGCTCCCGGTTCAACTACGACGACCCCGCCTTCACCAAAATCGTCCGTCTCTTCGATCAGATCTTCTGGGACATCAACCAGGGCTATGCTGTCGATTTCCTACCTTGGCTCTTGCCCGCTTACCGCCGCCATATGCAGCAACTGACATCGTGGGGAACCGATATCCGCCAGTTCATCGTCAAGACCATCATCGACGAGCACAGGTCGACCATCGACGTCAACAATCCTCGCGATTTCACCGACGTCCTGCTCAGCCAGCTGGACGGCGAGAAGAACAACGAACAGGCCGCTCACGAGGACGGAGAAcagcacaacaacaacacgcaaCAGCTGGACTGGAACCACGTCCTCTACGAGCTGGAGGACTTCCTTGGCGGCCACTCGGCCATTGGCAATCTGCTGATGAGGGCCGTCGGTGAGCTCTGCTCCAGCCCTCACGTTATGGCTAATGTCCAGGAGGAGATACGCAGAGTCACGGGTGATAATGCTCGTCCAGTCGTCCTGGAAGACCGGCCAAACATGCCCTACACCGAAGCGACGATTCTCGAAACTCTGCGATTGTCTTCGTCCCCCATCGTTCCACACGTCGCCATGCAGGACACGTCAGTTGCTG gTTACGATGTCAAGGAAGGGACCATGGTCTTTTTGAACAATTACGAGTTGAACATCAGCCCAGACTATTGGGGCGATCAGACTTTGACTTTCGATCCGTCGCGATTCGTCCGCCAAgggaaaatcgtcaaaccagAGTACTTTATCCCGTTCAGCACGGGCAAGCGGGCTTGCATGGGCTACCGGCTCGTCCAGCACGTCAGCTTCGTGGCTTTGGCCACGCTGTTGCAGAACTTTGACGTCTCGGCCTCTGAAGATCCGATCCATCTACCGAAGGCGTGCGTGGCCGTCCCGCCGGATGCCTTTCGCGTCGTCCTAACACCCCGGCCATCCGCACCGACGCCTTACTGa